A stretch of the Ostrea edulis chromosome 9, xbOstEdul1.1, whole genome shotgun sequence genome encodes the following:
- the LOC125659534 gene encoding uncharacterized protein LOC125659534 isoform X2 has protein sequence MSRRDIKFAQHYVECTQCEANAEYYCNTCTDNLCQVCRDRHTKSNATRSHVIVPYQERPTTSPNTESCHIHPEFSYDMACQECNLPVCIRCMKENHKDHTFRNIEGILKDTEKPCRDKIQNAKKNILPKLRDRLKKLSDQRTNSKEKRTDIRRRLREDAKQIKDLVDTILQEKLGDLDISDKSLDEEFENQTAIISRFISNYEDFIDGFEDEEKRPYEKLALRNEILQSEVTEPELPSLENPQYQPEIINKDGVMKLFGKLSMPKKSVYEKPKQQISKKQNVSKDISISSVKSLEFDVPSRYLRQISCVSVDQVWVGDDKGQIMLMDKTGNKLDEIKTDPILLHGYHAVTYDGDLLYIDKSNNIKKYTSDRKTTTVITTTGDWLPLCVYSSHRNGDILVGMMFGAGRVVRYNKEGRELWQSQYDAQGQPLYGIPNYITENVNGDICTSNGIPNQAVVVVDRDGNHRFSYRGRQDESEFIPWGICTDVQGRILVVVNGDSVHMIDQNGEFITVLLTSDHRISSEYGLCTDSDNNIWLCGDGRVKMYKYLN, from the coding sequence ATGTCCAGACGGGACATAAAGTTTGCCCAGCACTATGTGGAATGTACACAGTGTGAGGCGAACGCTGAATATTACTGTAACACCTGTACCGACAACCTGTGTCAGGTATGCCGGGACCGTCACACCAAGAGCAACGCCACCAGATCCCACGTCATCGTCCCCTACCAGGAGAGGCCGACGACATCTCCAAACACCGAATCCTGTCACATCCATCCAGAATTCTCTTATGACATGGCGTGTCAGGAATGCAATCTTCCGGTCTGCATCAGGTGTATGAAAGAAAACCATAAAGATCACACATTTAGAAACATTGAGGGCATATTGAAAGACACCGAGAAACCCTGCAGAGACAAGATACAAAACGCGAAGAAGAATATCCTCCCAAAACTACGTGACCGCTTAAAGAAATTATCTGACCAGAGAACAAATTCCAAGGAGAAAAGAACCGACATAAGGAGACGACTGCGAGAAGATGCAAAACAGATTAAGGATTTAGTAGACACCATTCTCCAGGAGAAACTCGGAGATCTTGATATCAGCGACAAATCCCTGGATGAGGAATTCGAAAATCAAACAGCCATTATATCTCGATTTATATCCAACTATGAAGATTTCATTGATGGATTTGAAGATGAAGAAAAACGACCGTACGAGAAGCTAGCGCTGCGAAATGAAATACTCCAGTCTGAAGTTACAGAGCCTGAATTACCAAGCCTAGAAAATCCTCAGTACCAACCAGAAATCATCAACAAGGACGGGGTCATGAAGCTGTTTGGAAAACTAAGTATGCCGAAGAAATCTGTGTATgaaaaaccaaaacaacaaatctCAAAAAAACAAAACGTGTCAAAAGATATTTCTATAAGTTCTGTAAAAAGTCTCGAATTCGATGTACCCTCTAGATATTTACGTCAGATTTCCTGTGTATCTGTAGACCAAGTTTGGGTTGGAGATGACAAAGGCCAGATCATGCTCATGGACAAGACTGGAAACAAACTGGACGAGATTAAAACAGATCCGATTTTATTGCACGGTTATCACGCTGTAACTTACGATGGTGATCTACTGTACATCGACAAATCAAACAACATCAAGAAATACACATCAGACAGGAAGACCACAACTGTAATCACAACCACGGGAGACTGGTTGCCTCTCTGTGTGTACTCCTCCCACAGGAACGGCGACATACTGGTGGGGATGATGTTTGGTGCCGGGAGAGTGGTCCGATACAACAAGGAGGGTCGTGAGCTGTGGCAGAGTCAGTACGACGCCCAGGGTCAGCCTCTTTATGGTATTCCTAACTATATAACAGAAAACGTGAACGGCGACATCTGCACGTCAAACGGTATCCCCAATCAAGCCGTGGTGGTGGTGGACAGGGACGGAAATCACCGGTTCTCCTACAGAGGGCGTCAGGACGAATCAGAATTCATTCCTTGGGGAATCTGTACCGACGTCCAGGGGCGGATCCTAGTGGTAGTCAATGGTGACAGCGTCCACATGATTGATCAGAACGGAGAGTTTATCACCGTCCTACTGACCAGTGATCACAGAATATCTAGTGAATACGGACTGTGTACAGACAGTGACAATAATATCTGGCTTTGTGGAGACGGTAGAGTCAAAATGTACAAGTATTTGAATTAG
- the LOC125659534 gene encoding uncharacterized protein LOC125659534 isoform X1 — MSRRDIKFAQHYVECTQCEANAEYYCNTCTDNLCQVCRDRHTKSNATRSHVIVPYQERQTTSPNTESCHIHPEFSYDMACQKCNLPVCIRCMKENHKDHTFRNIEGILKNTEKSCRDKIQNAKKNILPNLRDRLKKLSDQRTNSKEKRTDIRRRLREDAKQIKDLVDTILQEKLGDLDISDKSLDEEFENQTAIISRFISNYEDFIDGFEDEEKRPYEKLALRNEILQSEVTEPELPSLENPQYQPEIINKDGVMKLFGKLSMPKKSVYEKPKQQISKKQNVSKDISISSVKSLEFDVPSRYLRQISCVSVDQVWVGDDEGQIMLMDKTGNKLDEIKTEQSSLFGYHAVTHDGDLLYIDRTNDSIKKYTSDRKTTTVITTTGNWRPRSVYSSHRTGDILVGMMFGAGRVVRYNKEGRELWQSQYDAQGQLLYEYPTYITENVNGDICTSDGTGDNDAVVVVDRDGNHRFSYRGRQDGSEFTQYGICTDVQGRILVVVNADSVHMIDQNGEFITVLLTSDHRISSEYGLCTDSDNNIWLCGDGRVKMYKYLN; from the coding sequence ATGTCCAGACGGGACATAAAGTTTGCCCAGCACTATGTGGAGTGTACACAGTGTGAGGCGAACGCTGAATATTACTGTAACACCTGTACCGACAACCTGTGTCAGGTATGCCGGGACCGTCACACCAAGAGCAACGCCACCAGATCCCACGTCATCGTCCCCTACCAGGAGAGGCAGACGACATCTCCAAACACCGAATCCTGTCACATCCATCCAGAATTCTCTTATGACATGGCGTGTCAGAAATGCAATCTTCCGGTCTGCATCAGGTGTATGAAAGAAAACCATAAAGATCACACATTTAGAAACATTGAGGGCATATTGAAAAACACCGAGAAATCCTGCAGAGACAAGATACAAAACGCGAAGAAGAATATCCTCCCAAATCTGCGTGACCGCTTAAAGAAATTATCTGACCAGAGAACAAATTCCAAGGAGAAAAGAACCGACATAAGGAGACGACTGCGAGAAGATGCAAAACAGATTAAGGATTTAGTAGACACCATTCTCCAGGAGAAACTCGGAGATCTTGATATCAGCGACAAATCCCTGGATGAGGAATTCGAAAATCAAACAGCCATTATATCTCGATTTATATCCAACTATGAAGATTTCATTGATGGATTTGAAGATGAAGAAAAACGACCGTACGAGAAGCTAGCGCTGCGAAATGAAATACTCCAGTCTGAAGTTACAGAGCCTGAATTACCAAGCCTAGAAAATCCTCAGTACCAACCAGAAATCATCAACAAGGACGGGGTCATGAAGCTGTTTGGAAAACTAAGTATGCCGAAGAAATCTGTGTATgaaaaaccaaaacaacaaatctCAAAAAAACAAAACGTGTCAAAAGATATTTCTATAAGTTCTGTAAAAAGTCTCGAATTCGATGTACCCTCTAGATATTTACGTCAGATTTCCTGTGTATCTGTAGACCAAGTTTGGGTTGGAGATGACGAAGGCCAGATCATGCTCATGGACAAGACTGGAAACAAACTGGACGAGATTAAAACAGAGCAGTCCTCATTGTTCGGTTATCACGCTGTAACTCACGACGGTGATCTGCTGTATATCGACAGAACAAACGACAGCATCAAGAAATACACATCAGACAGGAAGACCACAACTGTAATCACAACCACGGGAAACTGGAGGCCCCGCAGTGTGTACTCCTCCCACAGGACCGGCGACATACTGGTGGGGATGATGTTTGGTGCCGGGAGAGTGGTCCGGTACAACAAGGAGGGTCGTGAGCTGTGGCAGAGTCAGTACGACGCCCAGGGTCAGCTTCTTTATGAATATCCTACATATATAACAGAAAACGTGAACGGCGACATCTGCACGTCAGACGGTACTGGTGATAATGACGCCGTGGTGGTGGTGGACAGGGACGGGAATCACCGGTTCTCCTACAGAGGGCGTCAGGACGGATCAGAATTCACTCAATATGGAATATGTACCGACGTCCAGGGGCGGATCCTAGTGGTAGTCAATGCTGACAGCGTCCACATGATTGATCAGAACGGAGAGTTTATCACCGTCCTACTGACCAGTGATCACAGAATATCTAGTGAATACGGACTGTGTACAGACAGTGACAATAATATCTGGCTTTGTGGAGACGGTAGAGTCAAAATGTACAAGTATTTGAATTAG